The genomic stretch TGCCGTAGCCGTGTAGAGTCGGAGTCCCAGAAGGGTCCGATACCCAGGAAAAGTGTATCTAAACCAGATCGAATATCATGCTGTAAAACATTCATCGCGAAATAAATCGACCCCGTAAGAGACCCTTTGATTTATTTGCATTCAGTTGCTGTCATCAATTAAAGAACACGATGCCACGGACGAAGCAAAGATCAGGTAAGAGTTGTGGTCGGCGAGGGCGGCCACACACCACACGGCCTCCAGCGGCGCATCGTCGCATCGACGCACACGCGCGAGTTCATCAGCGGCGCGTCCACGCACACCCGCGGTGGCCTCTCGTCATACGCAGAGTTCGACGTACGAGAGCCGgaggcacgcccgccgccgccggcatgcCAAGTTGCCAACGCCCGAGCCGGAGTACGTTTCATACACGTTGTGCGCCATCCGAATCCATCAAGACCTCGGGTTCCATCTGTTTGGCTGCTACATAGGCTACGTCTCAGTCTAAAACCTTAACATAATCATTGGGCCGGTGATCTCCCTAAACCTCAAAGGGATACGCGAAACACGGGAAGGACCTTGCTGAACTCAAAATTTAATCCAGCGCGGAACTTGGGGCGAAATCCAGAGGCAGAGAGCCAGTTGCATCATATGGAGATCATGTCCTCCTCGTTGCGCCGTCATCCTCCCCAGACGGTAGTGTCCTTACCAAACGACACTATCTTTGACATCCTCTCCAGGATCCCTGTGAAGTCCCTTTGCAGGTTCCGATGTGTGTCCAAAGAGTGGTACGCCCTGATAGCCGACCCTGGCTTCCACTCAGCGCACAAGTCTCGCGTCGAGCCGCTCCTCATTGTTGGCTCCCGTCGGGACAATTCCCTGCGACTAATTGACATGGAGGGTAGTGTGGTGAAAGTGATCAACGGCGTGGGTTGTGTTTGGAAGCTTATATGCGGAAGCCGTGATAACCTCACATGCGTGATTACCCGTACTGGAGATGTTAAGGTGATCGACCTTGCAAATGGGTCAGAAGTGCCTGTGACCACCTGGAAAGATGGCCTTTGGGGTTTCGGATGCAGTATTCCATCTAGTGTGTACAAGCTGGTCTACATCAAAGGCGACACATGTGAGATCCTCACACTAGGAGATAGTGTGGGGTGGAGACAAATGCAGCTGCCTCCAACCAGCAACATTTCCTATCGTAGCAATCCGGCCGTGGTAAATGGCATGATGCATTTGATGCTAGAATCATACTCAGATGGAAACAATGTACTCTGCTTTAACCTTGAGACTGAGGAGTGGAAGGAGGGGATCAAAGGTCCACCAAATGTAGACCTTAAGGGTTGTGACCCAGCGTTGAGCGAGATCAACGGCTCCTTGTGTATGGTTCAACCGGTGCTTTATGGCTTCGATGGGTTGACAAACATATGGCTCCTCACTGATCCTGACAAGAGCACATGGGTTAAGAGGTACACGGTATCCTTGGATTCATCCTGGTTTTCTCAGTTGATGCCTTTGAGGATGTTACGCGATGACACGAAGCTGCTCTTTTGTGACACCCATGAGGGCAGAGACGTATGGATAGCGCAAATCTACAATTCATGCCATTGGAAATGCACAGACGCACCAAAAGCACTGGATGGTGCCCATGATACCAATTTTAGTCCTTGCAGCTTGCACTTGGAGAGTTTTGTATCGGTCAAGAGGTAGAGCCCTTGATcttccattttttttttcttttcttcttcgaaGTAGTTGCTTTGATCCACATGGAACAACATCTTATGTTATGTTGGACAGAACCTAAAAATCTTTGATTGTCATTTACAAAATGTATATCCACGTTTTTATTTTAGAACCATGGAGGCTGCATGTCATATATCAAAGAGGAAGAGAAGGCCAAAGAAGGTCAAACTATAGTTACATAGAGTTCCAAAATATTCTGCATACATTACGTCAAGGATGAATAAATTTATGAGAGGTCTACCCATTCCAAATGTTCAAGTTGTATCCTGCTTGCTGCTCCCAAAAACGCATTTTTATTTTTAGTTACAAGTGCAACATTATTGAACCAGATATATATGACGACTTCAAAATATTGAGTTGTTTTTTCTAATTGAGCTGTGATTGGAAATAGTACATGTCTTGAAAGAACAAATGTGTACAATTTCGAACAGGAAGTAGTGTCGACCACCACAAGCGTAAAATAGCTCTTTTATATATATGAAATTTTAAATACATCATGTCCACATCTGCCAAAAGAAATTTAAGGACTGTGGCAACGCATGGACACTTAATTAGTCTACTTAGAGGAACCGCTTCATTCCCCACTTCCCCTCTCCCCCTCTGCTACAGGACCTTGAGGGTCGACCTCTGTCGGCCGAAGCCGATCTGAGGATTGGCTATGCGGCCTACCATGATGATGTCCAGAATGGGACAGTCTCGTTGGTCATCGACGGCAAAGACGACGATCCTGGGCAGAAAGctcttccacctcgtccccgggGCCATAAGTCTAGCAATGCCGATCTTGCCCGGAAGGCATCAACCCTTgcgttgagctaaaccttggagaaGATCATGGCAGACTCTCAAGCCGCGCTGGACAAAAGGGACGAGAAGAAGCGTCTAGAGAAAGAGGCCGCAGCTACCATCTACCTCAACCTTACCAAAGAGGTTAGTGAGGTCCAAAGGATGCACGTTAAGACTAAACAGGCAGACGCCGATGCCAAAATGCATTTCACCGAGGCCAGAAAGATGGAGGCCGAGGCTAAGATCCCGGtagaagacacaaggatcatgctggcCGACTTGAGTAACatggacgacgacaccagggcctggttcCTGAAGAAACGCGCCAAAATCCACGCGGGAGACAGCTGATCTGCGACGGTATTGTCAACCACCATGGCCTCTTTTTGGACTATATTTGATACCCATGTTTGGCCACCTTTTGAACTACATTTTGTGTCCTACCATGTGCACAATGTGATGAAAATTTATCTTAGACCTCAATTTAAGCCAATGTGATGGAGATGACCATATGTTCATGATATTTGCTTGTTTCTCCTGTTTTTCGACATTTCTCGCGGCTAAAATGCACGGCCCGCCGGAGGACATGCCCTGTGGACAGCTCTGCCATTCCAAAAACACTTCCCAAAACAAGAACTCTGCCCCAAACTTTCACCGGTTTATATGTTTCAAACTCTCGCagtttttcttttgccaaaacaaAATCTACACCAAAACGGGTTCGTGTTTTGCTAGCTCAAATCAAGGTTTTAGAAGAATTCCTTTTTGGTGGGTCAGTACGACCATGGACATCGGGTCATCCCGTTGGTCATTCTTGGACGAGACATGTCTGCTCACTCTATTATTCATCATAGCACAACATGGAGGTAGTAAAGCTGAACATATTCACAACTCTGTTACTAATTTATCACTGTAGCACAATGGGAATATAAAAAGAGAAGCCTGACGAACACAAAAATACACCTGTCGTCAGACATTCTCACCGGACTCCACCGTACAACATCCATACACACTCGACTCGAGACTCTAAGAAGCAAATTTTACAACCAAATGTTCGTTCGAAAAAATATGAAACTGGAAAGATGTATGAAACGAAGGGAAACGAGATCAGATTAAGCAGGGAAAGCTTCTAGTGATCCCCGGTGATCTTCTCGGTGGCGCTGGTGGTGTCCTTGGCGGTGGCGCTGTTGTTCGTGTTGTCTCCGCCCATCCCCAGCGTGTTCACCACCGCGTCCTTGGCGCCGACCACCGCGCCCACCACCGTCTCGCCGGCCTGCTGGAGCACGCTGCCGGTCTTGTCCTTGCCGGCGACGGCGGAGTCCTTGGCGTACTGCGCCGCGTCGTAGGTCCTGTCCTGCGCGTACTGCGCAGTCTCTGCCGCCTTCTGCCTCGCCAACTCGGCGGTCTCGGCGGCCTTTTGCTTGGCCAACTCCGTCTTCTCGCCGAGGAAGCTGCCTGTCTGGTCCTTGCTCTCCACGGTCTTGTCCTTGGCCGCCTGCGCGGTCCCGGTTGTCTTATCCTTCGCCGCCTGCGCCGTGCCTGTCGTCTTGTCCTTCGCCGCCTGCGCCGTGCCTGTCGTCTTGTCCTTCGCCGCCTGCGCCGTCTCGGTGGCCCGGTCCTTGGTGGCCTGCGCCGCCCCGGTCGTCTTGTCCTTGGCCGCCTGCGCCGTGCCGGTCGTTTTCTCCTTTGCCGCTTGCGCCGCCTCGGCGGCGCGGTCCTTTGCAGCCTGTGTCGTCTGGGTGGTTTTGTCCATTGCGTCGCCGGCCTTCTGCTTGGCGGCCTCGGTGACGCCCTGACCCTGGCCGGACGCGTTCCCCGCAAGGCCGGCCGCCTGGTCCTTGGCCTCGTAGGCCTTGTCCTTGGCCGCGCCCATCACCTGCCCCGTCTTCTCCTGCAAATACCACGATCACATTTTCAGAGATGAACTGAAGCAGGTAGGATCGAATGATCGCTGACGTCCCGTCTACTCCTGCGTGTGGGCATGAACGTACCTGGGTGTGGCCCTTGGCCTCGCCGACGCGGTAGCTCGCCTGCTCCTGGTTGGATGCCATCTCGATCTCACCAACTAAATTGGCTCAAAACAAACTGCTTCACTCGAAGAAGAAGCAAGATCACAACTGCGATGACGAACTGGAGTGTGTAGATTTCTCTCTGGAGAAGAAGGTCACCGGCTCAATTCAGATTGTTCTGCCTGACCAAAAAGGGTACATCGTTTATATATATAGGCTGCAGCTACGAGACAGGCCCGTGGCCGTGGGACACGTCGCGTACAGGATGGACACGTAGAATGGACACGCGGTGTAGCGCGTCCGTGCCTTCGCGAAGCTTGGCCATACCGTGAGAGCTGATTCGATCGAACACATGAGGAAGCTCATTAAAAAAATGAGAAGGAGGCCAAGAAGTACAGGTTAACACGTGTAAAGACATCGAGTGGATGGCATATGACAATGGAGCACACTGTCTCTCATTTTTAAACCGAGTCCATGATACTAGTACAACTTAGATACTCCTTTCATAAATGTGCAAGTAGGATACGCCTTTCTACGTGCATCGTAAAGTTCGCCGTGACGCGTGACGCCTTACAAGCAATGATCGATGCGGTGGCCGGTGGAGGCGTGTGTAGCGTATATGTGCCCTTAGCTTCCGTTCCATCTGCGTGTTTCAGCTTCAACCCCTTCTATTTCAAATACCCCTCCCTTCCATAAAGATTGTCTaacatttgttaaaatttagatgcagCTAGACATTAAATAATAGCATCTAGATATATATCTAGATTTTAATAAATCTTAGACAATTTTTATGGGTTGGAGAGAGTATTTTATTGTGGCATACTCTCTCCATTCTTAGATATGAGGGGtatagttttcaaaaaaaaatctaa from Lolium rigidum isolate FL_2022 chromosome 4, APGP_CSIRO_Lrig_0.1, whole genome shotgun sequence encodes the following:
- the LOC124649710 gene encoding ABA-inducible protein PHV A1-like, with protein sequence MASNQEQASYRVGEAKGHTQEKTGQVMGAAKDKAYETTGAAQATKDRATETAQAAKDKTTGTAQAAKDKTTGTAQAAKDKTTGTAQAAKDKTVESKDQTGSFLGEKTELAKQKAAETAELARQKAAETAQYAQDRTYDAAQYAKDSAVAGKDKTGSVLQQAGETVVGAVVGAKDAVVNTLGMGGDNTNNSATAKDTTSATEKITGDH